The nucleotide sequence acccaaagagatTAAATTTTCAAtcatataaaactgagaaataaagtaaaactctttcatttgagaggctggaaccagtCTGGCAATTTGCTCGGGAAATTAttcataaacaaaatgattaacAGATTCAGAAGACACATAAGAAATCAACCGACTCGCAGTATATCCCGTAGGTGACGATAATGCGCTTTTACGCTAAATTGCCAACCgccaataaacacaaagaagaagacTACGTCACGTACGTAACGTGACGTACGTAACATAGTAAGGAAGTGGGCATTCTTTAAGCCTTGTAAATATTTGTACCCTGGGAGTTTTCTTACTTCTTTACTTTTTACACATAAAACGCTTTTATGACTCGTGTTTTACGAATTTGATCATTTTAGAGCATCAGTTAAACCTATAGGCTCCTCGTACGATTTCAGTGTCGTTGGCAGAGAGGATGTGACAAGACAAATCGTAGAGGACTTTGCAGCCAGTTTTAGATTGatactgttattatttctaAGTAGCCTTTTCATTTCTTCAAGACGGGGTGCTTGTTATGAGCAGCAACAGATGTTTGTTCACAAGAGCTGTGCCCCAAAAGGTCAAGTGAGTGGAGAAACTGCAGCTGCTATCAAATAATGCTCAGTCGCATGATGTCAGTATGGTTTTGGTTTGGATCAGATCGTCCTGGATTCTGTCTGGGAACATCTTCAATGATAACGCTGATGCTTCTGGTTTATGCTGGAGGCATCCAGGCAAGTCTCAGTGTAGGTCCAGGTGGAGACTTCCCAAGGTTTAGAGGtaagtgtgtgctgtgtgggtTTTACATGCACATCTGACATATTTCAGTGTTGGTGAAATCAAAACATAACCTCCAACCCCCACCCTACCCCACCCCATATCTCCTCAGATCTTTTCCTTTACGCTCTCAGTCATGATGACCTGCCCTCTCTGCTGGTCAGTGTtgctctcctgctgctggtCGGACCATGTCAGGAGCGTCGATGGGGAACAGTCGCCTTCCTCGTCCTCTCCATTCTGACAATGGCCATATTACCTTTTCTTTACACCCTGGTCCTCTTCGTTGGTGGTGGTGAGGCGAGTCGGATCTGCGGTTACTCTGGCATCCAGCTGGCTCTGTTTACAGCGCAGTGTCGTCAGGTGACACAGAGGAGGCTGCTGAGGTGTTTGCCAGTATGGTTTCTCCCCTGGATGCTTCTACTGATTGGtctgctgctactgccagggACACCTGCCCTGCTTCACTTCTGCGCAATATGTATTGGACACAACTGTATCCTTTCCTTGTCAGTTTTTAGTTAACCTTTACAAAAGTGAGTGTGATATGTGGTTCACCCTCAAGtctttttaaaatacttaataTACCTCAGATCGTCAGCCCTTCATTGGGACATtacaggagctggaggaggccaGGGTCTTGGATGTCATTCCTGATTGGGCATATGTTCCCACCTCAGCCAGGCTCAGACTGCCCACCTACACTACCTCACAGAGGTGTGATTCATCTCATTCACAACAAAACTCTCATTCACTGAATGTCCACCGTGGCAGATTTTATAATTTCAACTTAATCTGTTGTCACAGATCCGGATCACTTTCTCAGATGATGCCTGTAGGTCAGGCAGCTGCTCCTCCCACGAGGGACCTCTCTATTCTCAATCACCACCCTTGGATGGAGCCATCGCCCGCCTGGATGATGGAGGAGTCCGCTGCAGTGTCTGAGGCAGAGGCGCTGGAGGAGCAGATGCTAAGGGCAGGGATACTGGCCTCATTACAGGATGCTCCTGATAACCCTGATGCAAAAGTGGAAGTTCATAAATCATCAGTTTCTTCTTTGCGGTTAGTAATAATTTGATATCATCATGTGTATATTGTGTTGCATTTTCTATGAATGCgtgaatgttgttttttactTAAAACTTCTCACTCTTACATCatatatacagttttatttttgtgatttgaaGTAATCATTGACAGTTGACTACAAGGCAAAGTGTTTCCTCTCAGACTCCAGCAGCTGGAGAAGATGGGCTTCCCTACAGAAAAAGCTGTAGTGGCATTAGCAGCCTCAAAACAGCTAGATGGCGCCATCTCTCTGCTCATCGACGACAGCGTTGGGGAACAAGCTGTGGTAGTTTCAAAGGGAAAGCCACCACAGTAGACAACTTCACACTACCGGACTGAATCTGTAACAGTATTTGCACTTGTGCAGTAAACTGGATATAAATAATGCTTGGGTTTTGCTGAGCTTAACTATTGTACTTTTTCCCTGTGGGCGTCTTGTTCAACTATTACAATGATAAGAATTCACATGGAAAAGAGGGGCCTAAATGCAAACTTGATTATTTGACACAGTTTCTGTAGCTGCACATAAAATGTACATTGGAGAGAGTGGatgtaatttatttacattGCGATACTGTTTAAATCAATATTGTTGTGCCACAAATAAAGACAGGTgacttgtttaaaaaacaacaaacattattttattacaCCGATCATCTAGACAGGATTATCttaacacaataacacatttgcaagaaaaaaagttcaaaatatGAAATGGTTACACAACAGCAtacaaaataaactacaattgatcatttttaaatagtttCACAATAAGTTTGATATAAGATGAAAAAACAATTATCAAGTCTTTTCATCAGGACAGTTTAAGCAGTCTAGGTTTACCAACACAGCAGTGGTAAAAAATATGTTCAAGTTCTGTTAACAGTTTTgctatttcctgtgtgtgtgtgtgcttgtgttaaACATCTTAAAATGTACAGCCAGgtttcatttcaacatgtcCTTTTACCAGAATGCAACATTATTTATGACTGTTTCGGTTTATATGCAGCCAAACCCAAATGCAAATGTTAGTGCATTTTTTTGTgctgattaaatgtaaatatactaTTGTTCATTAAATCACGTCATCAGCGTGTActtttgggggggtggggggcactCACACCAGAAAACTACAAATTACTGTTAGCAACACATATCTCAGTTAGAGTAGAGATGACTTCATTTTTTAGTGCACTACATAACATTGAGTTAAACAATATGATAGAAGTATAACAAAATTAATACTATAAGAagaggtttgtttgtgtaattgtgtCCTGCAAACTGTACATGCTCAATATATTTAAATAGTGGAATCTCTTCAGATTGCAGTTAGATTGTGAAAGCAATACAAACTTAAATCCAGTCTCTTTTCTCACATCTGATTTCTCCTTCAATTGCTTACTCTAAATTACCCTTATTGTCCAGAACTGTTTGAAGCTAAAGGAGTGCAACAGAAGATacagattttcctttttttttcctaaacaCGATCTGAGGCTTTAGTTCTGTAgccaaagaaaatgaaacacagaagGAGCTGCTGGGTGTATAATGTATAGGTAAGTGTTTGGTTATGGCAATAGGTGAGGTGAGGAGGGGGTCAAACTAGTTCTCAGGTTCCCGATGGAGGAGGAGTATTGTGGAGTATCAGTGGAGAGTCCCTGAGGTGTCCCCCATCCTAAATCTGATGGTAAAGCCCAGAGAGGGCATCAGTAAAGGTCTAAATCTGTTGAGTGCCGATGAGACCTATAGGAGGGGGGAGTCAACCCAGCCCGTGATCCTCAGGGTGAGCAGAGGGGGATCTACTTCCCTCGAACCTTGGTGTcggaggacagaggagaagcaAGTCGATATGGGGGTGCACCTGCTCGCTTATCTCTGTAGAAACTAGGGGAGGCTGTGCCAAATGGTCCATCCCCAGACCCTAGATCAGGCTCTGTTGAAGAAAGACAGCAGTTGGAATGTGGGCCTCCCTGTCCACCAGTGTGTGAGGACATGTGCACTCTGCAGTCCTAAACCAAGTCTACTCTGATGTAGCTATGTCAGGGGTGGGGCTCTTATCTTGCTAACTAGTCAGAATACTCAGGGGACTTCAAATAGACTGTTATGGTCAAAAACCAGATGATACACAATTTCAAGGCAACAAGCAACAagtcttcacatttgagaagctaaaACCATCGACTGTTTGACCTTTTAGCTTGATAGACAACttaaacaattaactgattatcaaaattgcGGCTGACTTCTGTCGTTTGTCAGACTATTTTATAGACTGTTCACTGCAGCACTACAGGCTAAACTAACACACTTTACATCCATTGGTTCACATTGATCTACAAAGCACAATTATACTTTAATTGATCAAGATTAATCTTGATTTTAATTGAAAACCCCAAAATTATTTTGGCTTAAAATCTTAATAACATTCATAACTAAATGACAACAATCAAGTTTATAGTCTAAAAAGCTgtctattattactattataagGTATTATGTGTTTGATGAGACACTCAAAAACACAGCTTATCTTCTTCAGCAGGTCTGGTtgggtgtggtttgatcagTTTTGATTGATAGCGCTGGCAACATCCGCAACCAAACAAGTAAACCGTCATCtgattttgattcaaatgttgCAAAACTCTAATTTGGTGCTTGGAAGTATGTGATATCATCTTTTTCCCAACTGAGCCCCATCCACTTAAAATCAGTgcaaaaagcacagaaaaatgcataaaaacagaaatcaggCTCATTTGAAACgaccaaaaatgttgaaacttTGGCACAAAGACTGTTCATGTAGGACCATATCTCTCATAGTAAGAAGCTGTGCTGCCATCATACTGTAGGATCATCACAACCAACACaattcatacagtatatatttctAATAGatcaacattcaacatttcagTAACAAGTGGTAATCAGAAATtttatatttcaacattttctaGATCTTGTCAAAGTGGTCAGTGAGAGCCGGCAGAGCTGTGGGTGAGGGTGTCTCAGCGTTACCTGGCCAGATGATAGCTTCCAGCAGTGTCACCCTGCGAGCCAGAAGCTCAAGGTCTGCCTGCAAGTCGTGGAACATCTGCAAGCTAACGTCCTATCAGAGAGCAGTGACAGGGGGGACTGTGTGAGGGGGTGGAAACACCAGCCCGAGTCCTGGGGCTGCTCGCGACTGTTCCCACTCCCTGTCCCAGCAGTGAGGTACTCTTTGACCCCTGTCTAAAGCTGACCCTGCCTCAGGCCTCCTACTCACCATGAATACCGATCATAGTCTCGAGGATTAAAACCCTCTCGGCTAAGATCTTCAGCGCCTCTCTGATCTGATGTATCCCGTCCCCCTGTGAAGATAGATACAGCCGTCAAGGTAAGGAGCACAAGCCGAAAGAACTGCTCGCCgagatgcatttttttctcaataCAGTTGAGCAGTTAGAAGGTTAAAAACAATCCACATATCTGCCCAGCACTCTCAGACACAATCTGTTCCCTGTATTTCTCTCTGTACATCTCCCTCATTCTCTGGCCATGCTGCTATATGAAGCCAGTCTCTGCCATGCTGGGCTGGGCAGCATCAGCATGCACATTTACAGATCAGCCTCATGTTGGTGACATAACACGGCTGAATTAACGCTCTCCCAAGATTTAGATTTGATCATGCCATCTGCATTCCTTTCGTTGGGTAGCAGTTAAACCAGGCAAGTATTTTCAGCACCGCAGCATTCATTCTTTAACGCTGTGGTCACATAAGCTACCGGCCGTTATCTGACAGAATGAAGCCAGTATAGATTTACATTCAAAtctgatttgtattttttatgaaaGGATAATGCATTGGCTTCACGAGTCATACCTTCAAAATGACAGAAGTAGTGGAACAGGAGAAGTGAAGCAGACAGAGGCAGCTGAAAGCATCAACCAGAGACATGCAGAGAATAGCTAAAGCTTTTGCTGCCCAGGTGAGTGATTCCTACTATGAAATGCTGTGATTAGAAGGACAAACATATACATACTGAATGTTTGAAAAAAGGCAAAGTTTCACTTAGTCATACAGTTTCTGATTACATAATATTTTTAGCCTCCAggggatggcaatgtcagtttTGTTGGGCCACCACTTCAgttcagactaaaatatctcaataacCATAAAAGTTTGTAAGTACATTCATGTtgtccagaggatgaaccctacGGATTTTGGTGATGCTCTGATATTTTCTGTGGCACCACCAAAAGGTTCACATTTATAGATTTTGGTGAAATATCTTGAAAACTgctgaatggattgccatgaaatgtgcCGTGAAACAATTCATTCCCCTGAGGATGACTTGTAATCCAAGTCTTTGGTTTGTGGCCAAACACTTGCAGTTACCACAAAAGTAATGACATTTCCACTAGGAATTTTAGAGCCACTTTGCCTTATTTCTGTTGTAACAGCactgtgttattttattcattatataCAAGTTGATTTTCACATCCAGAAAGGAAAGTGATGCAGAATATCAGGATGAAATCATGCAAGGTTGCATTATGGGACAAAAGAGGATAGCTGTATCCACTCCACTCACATCAGAGCACAACACCTCTAAGCCCAACAGGACCCACCACTGACACATATGGAGTGATTTGGCATATACATTTGTCTTTGAGCTTCACTGAAACATTCTCaagtttaaaattaattttaattttaattaattgatcGGATGTAACACAGTGTTTGCCTTCAAAAGAACTTTCACTCCATCAGAGCTGGCACATGGTGTTGTTACAATACTGACattgttgactgtgttttgtatTCTTATATGTATATGCCAAAGTCAGATGCTGAAAAGGTGACTGTGAAAGGTAGCCATGGGGACAGTAGCTTGCAGAGGGAGTCAGACAGCTTTAGGGTCAAGAGGACAGTGTCGTGACAGGGGACAGCAGTCCAGAGCACACCCCCAAGGaccaacaaaaacagaaacacattaaaacaaaaaagatttcaCACGCAAAATCAGACAGATTAACAGCTAAAATCATATAACAACAATGTATAACAGACACTATGACTATCAGAAGGTAGGAAAGTAGGGACTAGACAGAAACCATAACCTGAGATGTAGGTCATGGTTAAACTTAATTCAGGTCACTGAATAGATTCACTGCATTGCAAAGGGAACACACGatgacataaataaaaatatcttaCATTTAGATTGCTCTTGTATAATGAGAAAGAGGTAAAAGAAAAGTAAGGgttagacagacacagagaaaacattaaatGCTCAAAAAAGGAATAtcaaaaattttttttttggtccaggCCCTGTGGCACCATGTGAACTGTGAACTACCACCGACTACTTTCTTACCGGCAAGCCCTTCTCTCCTGGCTCTCCCTTTGGACCTGGTACTCCCTGTGAAGAGATtgtaacaaagagaaaacaatgagTTTGTCttcaaaacattaacaaacacagtgcagcagtttACTCTGACAGAAAGAGCTCATTCTCTCTGAGATTGTGTTGTCACTGGTTTGTAGTGCTGCTGGATAGTGTAGTTTACACAAATATAACCAGCTATGacatgtgttgatgtgtgttccCCAcgccccaccccaccccacctcaccCCCATGCACTCGTCTACTCAGGCTGTAATCTTCAAAGCAGCAGGGTGGAGATGGCTTACCGGCTCGCCTCTGAAGCCCCTCTCTCCTGGGTAACCTAAGGGACCCTGAAAAACCAAAGGCATGTCTCAGAGAGTTTTGGTTTAAGGATGTAGAGTTAAATGGAGAAAACCCTACTGAAGATCACCAAGCTCTGAGTGCTGTACTCACTCTCTCCCCACGCTCTCCTTTTGGCCCCACAGGGCCCTGTGTTCCCGGAGCTCCAGGTTTCCCCTGTATTGAGTCAGACAGGATATTCAGAATGATATTTGTAAGGCAACAAATCTGACAGTACTAAACCAAACAAGTGATTGTAGTGCACTGCTTTGTTGCGGCCAAGCTTACATTTTGTCCTGGTGGGCCAGGAGGTCCTAGTGGGCCTTTGGGACCTGGCGGACCTGTGTAATACATAGAAAGATTCATCATATTAGCACCAAGTATCTTCACCCACTGGGAGGAGGTGGTGCTggtttttaactgtgttttgCCTGGTGAAGCGCACTGAGCTCAACCTGACACGTATACAATACCTGCAGCTGTTTCTGACTTTATATGGCTGAAGATTAGCATCAAGTGTGTTGACTCAACTTTGAGTGATGATTTGTGTTTGGTGACCTGGTTAAGATTTGCatataaaatcacaaaaactgAACCTATAATCTtctgacagaggaaaaatgagaCTTAAACTAGAGGCcagtgttttgtatgtaaaagcATTTTCAATATCAGAATCTTTGAGTTTATGGAGAGAAGTTtcttaaacacaacacaaacatcccATGTGCAGTTAGGTATAAACACAACAGAGCGACTGATAAACACTCACCGACAGGCCCAGGAGGGCCCTGAGGTCCTGGAACAGGCAGCCCTCGTGAGTCATGGAAAGTGTTGGTGAAGAAGGGGTCTTTTCCACGAGCTGGAGTTGAAACAAAACGTGTGTGTTTAATGGGATGTAGGAGCTACTCTCCTGGCTGTGAACAGTGTTTGCAAACAGGAACTAAGCTGATCTGTCGTACCATTACACAGCATGGTGCTGCttcagtgacagaaaatcaGATTTTGTAGCCTCACTATTcaaacaaacttttcatttctgtacaagttatatattattattagtatttcaTCGATTATTGATGATTTTAACTTCTCTTTCAGGAAATCACTGGGGCTCCAAACACTCCACCAATGAAGTGGTTCTATTTTGGTTACATTTATAGATGGTGATGTTCAGGGTTAGGTCCACGGTTGCACCaattttaaagataaaaactGACCTGCTGAAGAAAACTTATATAAGCCTTTCAATGTGTATTGTTCCATTTTTGTGATTGTTGCTGTATGAGCCTGCTGCCAGGAGTACTTGGCAACCTTATGATGTTGACGCTGACTAAGAAACACAACTCAGGGCAATAAAGTTGGACTTTACCTTCTTTACTTTCACAAATGACACTTACCTCTAGAGGGCAGTGTTTTCCAACATATACTCAAATGTTACTTAATGACTTCAACAGTGGAGTAAACTACactaaaatgtattcaaaagCACTGTCAGTAGTAGATCAGAGTttcacattcattaaaaaaaagttacgTAATATTGCATGAAAAACTTTTCCTCCATATTCACTGTGTAACAGCACtgaccagacacacacaactacaTGAGACTACGTCTAAAGgacaagaggaagagggtggTGAACGTGTGAGCCATAGAGGAAGTGCACGGTCATTGGGTCATTTtatacagacaggaaacacagatcCAATCACAGCATGAGACACCAGGAattacagagaggaggaggaggaggaggaggtggaggaggaagaggacgagaGCCAGAAACATCCTCCAGCTGCCAGATCGCTGCACACCGCTAACAGATCAGGACTGTGGGTGACATCCAAGCCAGGgccgttctctctctctctgcctgtgtctATTTCTACACACTCTCTTCATTCCCTGCTAAGTATGCACTGGGATCTGGAGCTTaatgtgacatgaaaacatGTGGGGCCACTCAGAAACGCTGAAATCATACTTTTGAAACAACCAAATGTTCCGGCTGCTGCCTGGTTTGGGACCCTCTCCTGTTCTGCAGAAGGGAATTCCAACCTCCTGATACagatgtaaaataataataataataataataagccaGTGTTTTCCAAAGGAAGCTCAGCACAgaacccctccacccccacccccacgtCCTTACCCTCCCTACTGTTACTTTGATGTGAAAGAAATGGCTCACAGTCTCGGAAATCATCATGCCAACCTCAACGTACCCACAGCTTTCTCCACACAGGAACCCGGAGCTTGCAAATCCGCGCGCCACATACTTCGTTTTACCACTGAATCCACATATAAAACCCACCGATGTGTTGACCTTGAAGGAGCCGGTGCGGGCCCCCATCTGTCTCTCGCACTCCCCCTCAGCTGTCTGATCGGCCTACATCTGGAAGTTGTTGAGTGACATCAGGGGTGGACAGGTTCTCATCCCAGCATGTGAAGTCTGTGTCAATCTCAGACTGCCTCTGCCTCCATTTAATACTCTTTGATTCTGTTCTACTTGGCTGGTAGTCAATACGGAGCAAGTAGCAGTTAAAGGATTACCGTCATCCTGTCTGTTTCTcattctctttgtttcttttgtttaccATTAGTCCCAAAAACCCTGTGAGCGCTCTCACGCAGCAGGAGAGAACATGTTGACGAGGCTGCTAAAGAACCACGAATCAGCAGTTTGTAGCGTCGAGCTAGAAATCTGTAAAACCCACGTCACCCAGCCCGAGAACAAAGGGTTTGATTGAATTTGTGTACATGTGCTCATGCTGGGTTCATGGCAAGCTGATTTTTGTTTGAATATAGAGGTCATGTTGTCTGGTTTGGCCTCAGAGAGAAACCTCTCCATGCATGATGGAGGTGGTGAAGTGGTTGTCTGACAAGGTTGTACCCTCCATCTGGAATTTTTGACCTCTGTGACAAAGCCAGGTCCATAAAAGCAAAGTGTGAGAATTCATAAACTGCACCATAAGGATCGTCCAAATTTTATAAAGCCACAgaaggaaaaaattaaatatacagCAAATAAAGGGGACGTGCACAGATTTTACACTGCAAAGTCTGCTTGGTGGTATTTGGGAATTTTCTATATGAAAACACTGTCAGGATTTGCTTGAGTCACTGTTGGTTGgggctgaagactacaagtttgaaaatgaaggGATCTGTAGATGTGGGGTTTGAAAGACATGGGTTTACCAGACcttctcatctctgcttgaggctggCAACTTGAGGCTACATTCGGCACTGCTACCACAACACACCTGAAGCTCTGAGTAAAATGGTGGCAGTTGGGTTGCACTGTAAGTAATGTAGGAGCCATGTTTTGATTTGGAAGAAGAATGTATGGAATAGAACTCTTACTGTGGTCTGGCTCTGGGATGTGGGCGCTGGACGGTGCTGGAGGGCCTGGGGGCCCTGGAGGCCCAGGTAGGCCTGGTAGACCCCTGTCTCCTGGGAGTCCTGGTGGACCACGGGGGCCTGAGGGGAGGGGtgacagaaacatcactgtggtGACAGATACACAGGTACTTCAGAAGTTATGTCATAGCATTGTGTGTCTtccagagagaaaaagcacaatgGCAGAGTGGTAATGATAAATGACTGTGGATGATGTGATGATAGGGGAGGATAAACTATGACAAAGACCAGAGAGGAAATAGATTAGATAAAGCACTGAATGATACATCATTACAGTGTCTGGC is from Lates calcarifer isolate ASB-BC8 linkage group LG13, TLL_Latcal_v3, whole genome shotgun sequence and encodes:
- the rhbdd3 gene encoding rhomboid domain-containing protein 3; translated protein: MLSRMMSVWFWFGSDRPGFCLGTSSMITLMLLVYAGGIQASLSVGPGGDFPRFRDLFLYALSHDDLPSLLVSVALLLLVGPCQERRWGTVAFLVLSILTMAILPFLYTLVLFVGGGEASRICGYSGIQLALFTAQCRQVTQRRLLRCLPVWFLPWMLLLIGLLLLPGTPALLHFCAICIGHNYRQPFIGTLQELEEARVLDVIPDWAYVPTSARLRLPTYTTSQRSGSLSQMMPVGQAAAPPTRDLSILNHHPWMEPSPAWMMEESAAVSEAEALEEQMLRAGILASLQDAPDNPDAKVEVHKSSVSSLRLQQLEKMGFPTEKAVVALAASKQLDGAISLLIDDSVGEQAVVVSKGKPPQ